The following proteins are co-located in the bacterium genome:
- a CDS encoding amidohydrolase family protein has protein sequence MSPTAPEWLVVHASHLIDGTGSPPIEHPTVVVHRGVIDAIHAGTAPRGGWPSETPELDLAGHTLLPGLIDAHVHLVLPGDGTPFEDSVREPDGVLLTTAIRNAQIALRAGITTLRDCGGMRDTTLELRRAQRLGYAVIPRLHLCRCPVTITGGHCWYFGGEADGPEGMRRIVRRLAKAGVDYIKIMGSGGGTLGTYSSRPSYTVDELRAAVEEAHRLNRRVGIHCTCAQATRNAIAAGADHIEHAIFLADEQGHQRFEPDVADAVAQRDAAVTSTLCVGHFLVNALSARENRTPEERSAVERWRPMNDGNMDNVRRMRQAGVRYVAGTDAGWRFTPFDGLVTELELLREAGASAGGAIVAATSAAAAAMGIADEVGALREGLQADMIAVAGDPLENLAVLRRPAMVMLDGAVVIRNS, from the coding sequence ATGTCACCCACCGCACCGGAGTGGCTGGTCGTCCATGCGTCCCACCTGATCGATGGGACGGGTTCTCCGCCCATCGAGCACCCCACCGTGGTCGTGCACCGGGGTGTGATTGACGCCATCCATGCCGGCACCGCTCCGCGAGGAGGGTGGCCCTCGGAGACGCCCGAGCTCGACTTGGCCGGACACACGCTCCTGCCCGGCCTGATCGATGCCCATGTCCACCTTGTGCTGCCGGGCGATGGGACCCCGTTTGAAGATTCCGTGCGGGAACCGGACGGAGTATTGTTGACGACCGCCATACGCAACGCGCAGATTGCGCTCCGGGCCGGAATCACGACGCTCCGGGACTGCGGCGGCATGCGCGACACGACACTCGAGCTGCGGCGGGCGCAGCGTCTCGGGTATGCCGTCATTCCCCGGTTGCATCTCTGTCGCTGTCCCGTCACGATCACGGGCGGCCACTGCTGGTATTTCGGTGGCGAAGCGGACGGCCCCGAGGGCATGCGACGCATCGTGCGCAGGTTGGCGAAGGCCGGGGTGGACTACATCAAGATCATGGGTAGCGGCGGCGGCACCCTCGGAACCTACTCGTCCCGGCCGTCATATACAGTCGACGAACTCCGCGCTGCCGTTGAAGAAGCTCATCGGCTCAACCGCCGTGTCGGCATCCATTGTACCTGTGCTCAGGCTACCCGGAATGCCATCGCCGCGGGGGCGGACCACATTGAGCACGCGATTTTCCTTGCCGATGAGCAAGGACATCAGCGGTTCGAGCCGGACGTCGCCGATGCGGTTGCGCAGCGCGATGCCGCAGTCACATCGACCCTCTGCGTCGGTCACTTCCTCGTGAACGCGCTCTCGGCAAGGGAGAACAGAACGCCGGAGGAACGATCCGCCGTGGAGCGGTGGCGGCCGATGAACGACGGCAACATGGATAATGTCCGCCGTATGCGGCAGGCCGGTGTCCGCTACGTCGCCGGGACGGACGCCGGCTGGCGCTTCACCCCATTCGATGGTCTGGTGACCGAGCTAGAGCTGCTGCGAGAGGCCGGTGCGTCTGCCGGCGGTGCGATCGTGGCGGCGACGTCGGCAGCGGCCGCGGCAATGGGAATCGCCGATGAGGTAGGTGCCCTCCGGGAAGGCCTTCAGGCGGATATGATCGCCGTCGCCGGCGATCCGCTCGAGAACCTGGCGGTCCTGCGCCGTCCCGCGATGGTCATGCTCGACGGCGCCGTCGTCATTCGGAACAGCTAG
- a CDS encoding amidohydrolase family protein — MLLKNATVISMTGPNSAPSAPADVLIESGRITKIAAQIPVPADGQATDLRGRFLLPGLIDAHCHITASGDHIEVELAHDPRVRILRAAHNATMTLLAGITTIRDTCGLDDSDIVLRDAICSGQIMGPRIVACGRMITMTGGHGWFYGQEVDGPDAVRRAVRERIKARADWVKFMASGGFAEEGEQPASSQLDPDELAAGVREANKAGRKTCAHAHGAPAIKNVLRARIDSVEHASFMDQEAIDLLLERGAFIIPTFSIYYKMKETGAVHNLAPYLIDLVNRSWELKIGRFVDAYRGGVRFAAGSDNGSPVAPHPDIATELEIFVRIGLSPYEALKSATASASQLLDLHNEIGTIEVGKRADLVVLRDDPLRNISAVRGVEAVIKDGKAYWVDGSDDRVTFPAKVLHA; from the coding sequence ATGCTGCTGAAGAATGCGACCGTTATCTCAATGACGGGCCCGAATTCGGCACCGAGCGCGCCAGCCGATGTGCTCATCGAGAGCGGCCGGATCACGAAGATCGCGGCGCAGATCCCGGTGCCCGCGGACGGACAGGCGACCGATCTTCGAGGCAGGTTTCTTTTACCAGGGCTGATAGACGCGCACTGCCACATCACGGCGAGTGGGGACCACATTGAGGTCGAGCTTGCGCACGATCCCCGGGTCCGCATCCTGCGGGCGGCCCACAACGCCACCATGACGCTCCTCGCGGGGATTACCACAATCCGAGATACCTGCGGGCTCGATGACAGCGACATCGTGCTTAGAGATGCCATCTGTTCGGGACAGATCATGGGACCCCGGATCGTGGCGTGCGGGCGGATGATCACGATGACGGGGGGCCACGGTTGGTTCTACGGACAGGAGGTGGACGGGCCTGACGCTGTTCGGCGAGCCGTCCGAGAACGCATCAAAGCCCGGGCGGATTGGGTGAAATTCATGGCCAGTGGCGGGTTCGCCGAGGAAGGGGAGCAACCAGCCTCCAGCCAGTTAGATCCGGACGAGCTGGCCGCCGGCGTCCGCGAGGCCAACAAAGCGGGGCGAAAGACATGTGCGCACGCACACGGAGCCCCCGCCATCAAGAACGTGCTCCGTGCGCGGATCGACTCGGTGGAGCACGCCTCGTTCATGGATCAAGAGGCGATTGACCTCCTGCTGGAGCGTGGGGCCTTTATCATCCCCACCTTCTCGATCTACTACAAGATGAAGGAGACGGGAGCCGTCCACAACCTCGCTCCGTACCTGATCGATCTGGTCAACCGATCGTGGGAGCTCAAGATCGGTCGGTTTGTCGACGCCTATCGAGGGGGCGTGCGCTTCGCGGCGGGGTCCGACAACGGCTCACCCGTGGCGCCGCATCCCGACATCGCCACGGAGCTGGAGATCTTCGTGCGCATCGGGCTCAGTCCGTATGAGGCCTTGAAGAGCGCTACCGCCAGCGCCTCACAGCTGCTGGATTTGCACAATGAGATCGGGACAATCGAAGTAGGGAAGCGTGCAGACTTGGTGGTGCTCCGAGACGACCCCTTGCGCAATATTTCCGCAGT
- a CDS encoding dipeptidase, whose translation MSIVIDAHSDTLLFVSRGLYRLNDDSADAQVDIPKLRTGGVTAQVLALYVESAYQRAPAHRTCELIDLAYRECAAASSAMLVATSAAEVRAAKTTNQIALLLSIEGGEALECSLAMLRIYHRLGVRLLGLTHNPRNLLADGLDASAAPGGLTPFGRDVVTEMERLGIVVDVSHLAEPGFWEVMAMAARPVIASHSKVRAVGHPRGLSDEQILALAKTEGMLGINLYRLQELDAIVEQIDHVRELVGSDYVGLGLDFYGRAEAPRDLQDISQLPRLSDRLQQRGYPSREIDNIMGENFLRVFGAVTG comes from the coding sequence ATGAGCATCGTGATCGATGCCCACTCGGATACGCTGCTCTTTGTCAGTCGAGGGCTGTATCGCCTCAACGACGACAGCGCTGATGCCCAGGTCGACATCCCGAAGCTGCGGACGGGAGGGGTTACTGCACAAGTCCTAGCACTCTACGTCGAATCGGCGTACCAACGCGCGCCAGCTCACCGGACGTGCGAGCTCATAGACCTTGCCTATCGTGAGTGTGCGGCGGCCAGTTCCGCCATGCTGGTAGCAACGTCAGCAGCCGAGGTGCGGGCAGCCAAGACAACTAATCAGATTGCGCTTCTCCTCAGCATCGAGGGTGGGGAAGCGCTTGAGTGTAGCCTTGCGATGTTGCGGATCTATCATCGGTTGGGGGTCCGCCTGCTAGGACTCACACATAATCCGCGCAACCTCCTCGCTGATGGTCTCGACGCATCTGCCGCGCCCGGCGGTCTCACCCCGTTTGGGCGCGACGTGGTGACGGAAATGGAAAGGTTGGGCATCGTTGTTGACGTGTCGCACCTGGCGGAGCCCGGCTTCTGGGAGGTCATGGCCATGGCGGCGCGTCCCGTGATCGCCTCCCATTCCAAAGTCCGAGCAGTTGGGCACCCTCGAGGGCTATCGGATGAGCAGATCTTGGCGCTCGCAAAGACGGAAGGGATGCTCGGCATCAACTTGTATCGACTTCAAGAACTCGATGCCATTGTCGAGCAGATCGACCATGTGCGTGAACTTGTTGGGAGTGATTACGTCGGACTCGGCCTGGATTTCTATGGACGCGCTGAGGCTCCACGCGACCTTCAGGATATTTCGCAGTTGCCCCGCCTCTCCGACCGGTTGCAGCAGCGCGGATACCCGTCCAGGGAGATCGACAACATCATGGGGGAGAACTTCTTGCGGGTTTTCGGTGCGGTGACTGGCTGA
- a CDS encoding SDR family NAD(P)-dependent oxidoreductase, with protein sequence MTREFAGKVAIVSGAAAGISSVILRRFAEAGARAVIADLDEERAAAAVQQLTAQDHEVRFVRTDVRDSAQVDAMVRTAVEQFGRVDILVHGAGVGVHKDVVDLTDEEWDLQIDVQLRGAFLLSRAVGRQLIAQGQGGRIVFIGSTSGNNARVKAGPHAASKAGEIQLARVMALEMGRHGITVNVVSPGLTDIAGISRSVQTAEYQRAFVSQVPLGRLGTPDEIADAVLFFASDRARFITGQVLCVDGGYSAGKLAVQGPHVAADYGQRGGG encoded by the coding sequence ATGACCCGTGAGTTTGCGGGGAAAGTGGCGATCGTTTCCGGCGCAGCGGCAGGGATCAGCAGTGTGATCCTCCGGCGGTTTGCCGAGGCCGGTGCGCGCGCCGTGATCGCCGACCTCGATGAGGAACGAGCGGCTGCCGCCGTTCAGCAGCTCACCGCGCAGGATCACGAGGTTCGATTCGTCCGCACCGACGTGCGAGACAGCGCGCAGGTGGACGCGATGGTTCGAACGGCGGTCGAACAATTCGGCCGGGTTGACATCCTGGTGCACGGCGCCGGGGTTGGCGTGCACAAGGACGTGGTGGACCTCACGGACGAGGAGTGGGATCTGCAGATCGACGTGCAGCTTCGTGGGGCCTTCCTGTTGAGCCGCGCAGTCGGCCGGCAGCTGATCGCGCAGGGACAGGGCGGCCGTATCGTCTTTATCGGGTCGACCTCCGGCAACAACGCGCGCGTGAAGGCGGGACCGCACGCCGCGTCAAAGGCCGGCGAGATCCAGCTCGCCCGCGTCATGGCCCTCGAGATGGGCCGCCACGGCATCACCGTGAACGTGGTATCGCCCGGCCTGACCGACATCGCCGGCATCTCGCGCTCGGTGCAGACGGCGGAATACCAGCGCGCCTTCGTCTCACAGGTGCCGCTGGGCCGCCTGGGCACGCCGGATGAGATCGCGGACGCCGTGCTCTTCTTCGCTTCAGATCGCGCCCGGTTCATCACCGGGCAGGTGTTGTGCGTGGATGGCGGGTACTCTGCAGGCAAGCTCGCGGTGCAAGGTCCTCACGTGGCCGCCGACTACGGGCAAAGAGGGGGGGGATAG
- a CDS encoding RidA family protein, with the protein MKKIAYHLNWPSYARIPNAVNAIRAGNLLFLSGCSAVDPDGNVVGLGDMEKQTRQAMENMKAALDAAGATFKNVVHMDTFYADPRLTQQMIHVRSSYFSSENPYTTTGVQVAGFGKPGMLVEMDAIAVLDDDHE; encoded by the coding sequence GTGAAGAAGATCGCATATCACTTGAACTGGCCCTCGTACGCACGAATCCCTAATGCCGTGAATGCTATCCGCGCAGGGAACTTGCTCTTCTTGTCGGGATGTTCCGCCGTAGATCCGGATGGGAACGTCGTCGGTTTGGGGGACATGGAGAAGCAGACGCGGCAGGCAATGGAGAACATGAAGGCGGCGCTTGACGCGGCCGGTGCGACATTCAAAAATGTCGTCCACATGGACACGTTCTATGCGGACCCCCGCCTCACGCAACAGATGATACATGTCCGCAGTTCCTACTTCTCATCGGAAAACCCATACACAACAACGGGCGTCCAGGTGGCGGGGTTCGGGAAGCCAGGGATGCTCGTTGAGATGGACGCAATCGCTGTCCTCGACGACGATCACGAGTAA